A window of the bacterium genome harbors these coding sequences:
- a CDS encoding LacI family DNA-binding transcriptional regulator has product MVTIKNIAKEAQVSIFTVSRILNNKSSNIPFSNETVKKVKSIAKKHNYQKKYFGINAS; this is encoded by the coding sequence ATGGTTACTATAAAAAACATAGCAAAAGAAGCTCAAGTTTCCATTTTCACTGTTTCCCGCATATTAAATAACAAAAGTTCAAATATACCATTTTCTAATGAGACTGTAAAAAAAGTCAAATCTATCGCAAAAAAACATAATTATCAGAAAAAATATTTCGGCATCAATGCTAGCTAA